In Ensifer canadensis, a genomic segment contains:
- a CDS encoding TetR family transcriptional regulator C-terminal domain-containing protein: MVLPRAAKTQRRTRIQEEKEERILEAALEVFSANGFRGATVDQIADVAGMSKPNLLYYFRTKEAMHRALIDRVLDTWLDPLRAFDAEGNPVTEIRSYIRRKLEMARDFPRESRLFANEVLQGAPHIEDELKGPLKELVDEKAEVIRAWTKAGKIAKCDPYHLIFAIWSTTQHYADFDVQVRAVLGQGNSGEGRFEDAARFLERLFVDGLQVSEQPAA, translated from the coding sequence ATGGTACTTCCGAGAGCGGCCAAGACCCAGAGGCGTACACGCATCCAGGAGGAGAAGGAAGAGCGCATTCTGGAGGCAGCGCTGGAGGTGTTTTCGGCGAACGGCTTTCGCGGCGCGACCGTCGATCAGATCGCCGATGTGGCCGGCATGTCGAAGCCGAACCTGCTCTATTATTTCCGCACCAAGGAAGCGATGCACCGCGCGCTGATCGATCGCGTGCTCGATACCTGGCTTGATCCGTTGCGTGCCTTCGACGCCGAGGGAAACCCGGTTACCGAGATCCGCAGCTACATCCGGCGGAAGCTGGAGATGGCGCGCGATTTCCCGCGCGAAAGCCGGCTCTTCGCCAATGAGGTCCTGCAAGGCGCGCCGCATATCGAAGACGAACTCAAGGGGCCGCTGAAGGAGCTTGTCGATGAGAAGGCGGAGGTCATCCGCGCCTGGACCAAAGCCGGCAAGATCGCCAAATGCGACCCCTACCACCTGATCTTCGCGATCTGGTCGACGACGCAGCATTATGCCGACTTCGACGTGCAGGTGCGCGCCGTGCTCGGGCAGGGCAATTCCGGCGAGGGTCGGTTCGAGGATGCGGCGCGGTTTCTCGAGCGCCTGTTCGTCGACGGGCTGCAGGTGAGCGAACAGCCTGCCGCCTGA
- a CDS encoding VOC family protein, with protein MLNFRVDAMTEQLRTAGIEVTADPQTYPNGRSARLYDPEGNPIELWQPNPAE; from the coding sequence ATGCTGAACTTCCGCGTCGACGCCATGACGGAGCAGCTTCGTACTGCGGGCATCGAGGTGACAGCCGACCCGCAAACCTATCCGAACGGCCGCTCCGCCAGGCTCTACGACCCCGAAGGCAACCCGATCGAGCTTTGGCAGCCGAACCCCGCCGAATAG
- a CDS encoding adenylate/guanylate cyclase domain-containing protein, whose product MTIISANRRKRIHLVSGAVLGTFILAHFLNHSLGLISIDAMESGRKVFNVAWHSVPGTVLLYGALLAHFMMALDSLYRRQTLRMPMREALKIVFGLSLPFLLLGHVTAARVEPLLTGVEADYPGMLRALWSSWTNATRQSLALLLAWSHGCLGAWFWMRGRTWFPRYEVPLYTIAILVPIFALLGFFSGARSVERVYAEHGGYGDSAEAKPAFDVDLLENIRLGLYLGFAGLIVGTFALRVLPKGGRIRVRYPDGRVATVNLGFSVLEASRAAGIPHVSVCGGRGRCSTCRVRVIQGLEGQPGPEDAELTTLTRIGAPDNVRLACQFRPIHNVTVVPILDTDSIGIKKQLVRQDGEGRERRIAVLFCDLRGFTSIAEHKLPFDTVFLLNRYFEMVGEAVEDSGGVIDKFIGDGALAIFGLKNSFTEACQQSLAAAVRISKGIDALNQTFQGELDEPLRIAIGMHAGPAIIGEIGYGQATSLTAVGDTINTASRLEGLAKEHDAQLAVSAELVNRAGVVMEAHKRLDISLRGRQATLETWIVEDAGDIAKALQPSPAPA is encoded by the coding sequence TTGACGATCATTTCCGCCAATAGACGCAAGCGCATTCACCTCGTTTCCGGGGCAGTGCTTGGTACGTTCATCCTTGCCCATTTTCTCAACCATTCGCTCGGACTGATCTCCATCGATGCCATGGAGTCCGGCCGCAAGGTCTTCAACGTCGCCTGGCACAGCGTGCCCGGCACGGTGCTGCTCTATGGTGCGCTGCTTGCGCATTTCATGATGGCACTCGATAGCCTGTATCGCCGCCAGACGCTGCGCATGCCGATGCGCGAAGCGCTCAAGATCGTCTTCGGCCTCAGCCTGCCCTTCCTGCTGCTGGGCCACGTGACCGCCGCACGGGTCGAACCGCTTTTGACCGGAGTGGAGGCCGATTATCCCGGCATGCTGCGGGCGCTCTGGTCCAGCTGGACCAATGCCACTCGCCAATCTCTCGCCCTTTTGCTCGCCTGGAGCCACGGCTGCCTCGGCGCCTGGTTCTGGATGCGCGGACGGACCTGGTTTCCGCGCTACGAGGTCCCGCTCTACACGATCGCGATCCTCGTGCCGATCTTCGCGCTTCTCGGCTTCTTCAGCGGCGCCCGCTCGGTCGAGCGCGTCTATGCGGAGCATGGCGGCTATGGCGACAGCGCTGAAGCCAAGCCGGCCTTCGATGTCGACCTGCTCGAGAATATCCGGCTCGGTCTCTATCTCGGCTTTGCCGGGCTGATCGTCGGCACGTTTGCCCTGCGCGTCCTGCCCAAGGGTGGGCGCATCCGCGTGCGCTACCCCGATGGCCGTGTCGCCACCGTCAATCTCGGCTTCAGCGTGCTGGAGGCAAGCCGCGCCGCCGGCATCCCGCATGTCTCGGTCTGCGGCGGTCGCGGCCGCTGCTCTACCTGCCGCGTGCGCGTGATTCAGGGTCTCGAAGGCCAGCCGGGGCCGGAAGATGCCGAGCTGACGACGCTGACACGGATCGGCGCACCCGACAATGTCCGCCTTGCCTGCCAGTTCCGTCCGATCCACAACGTCACCGTCGTGCCTATCCTCGATACCGACAGCATCGGCATCAAGAAGCAGCTGGTGCGCCAGGATGGCGAGGGGCGCGAGCGGCGTATCGCCGTGCTCTTCTGCGACCTGCGCGGCTTCACCAGCATCGCCGAGCATAAGCTGCCCTTCGATACGGTCTTCCTCCTCAACCGCTATTTCGAGATGGTCGGCGAGGCGGTGGAGGATTCCGGTGGGGTCATCGACAAGTTCATCGGCGATGGCGCGCTGGCAATCTTCGGCCTGAAGAACTCGTTTACCGAGGCCTGCCAGCAATCGCTTGCAGCCGCGGTGCGCATTTCCAAGGGCATCGATGCTCTCAACCAGACCTTCCAGGGCGAGCTCGACGAGCCGCTGCGGATCGCGATCGGTATGCATGCCGGCCCAGCCATCATCGGCGAGATCGGCTATGGACAGGCGACGTCTCTGACTGCCGTCGGCGATACCATCAATACGGCAAGCCGGCTCGAAGGCCTTGCCAAGGAACACGACGCCCAACTCGCCGTTTCGGCCGAGCTCGTCAATCGCGCCGGTGTGGTGATGGAGGCGCACAAGCGGCTCGACATCAGCCTTCGCGGACGCCAGGCGACCCTCGAAACCTGGATCGTCGAAGATGCCGGCGATATCGCCAAGGCCTTGCAACCCTCACCCGCTCCGGCTTAG
- a CDS encoding zinc-dependent alcohol dehydrogenase family protein yields MARLMKEWTIDAFGPQNLKLTERPIPQAGPGEVLVRTTAFSLNFRDKLVLENGMGMPLVFPFVPGSDMAGVVEAVGSDVTRFQAGDRVISVFDPSWIDGQKPGTARQPTSFALGGLNPGVASEYVTFPQDWFVHAPKSLDDGEASTLPCAGVTAWYALVEKGRPKAGDRVVVQGTGGVALFGLQIAKAHGAEVIVTSASRDKLDRALELGADHGIDRLSEDWVERVLEITGDHGADHILELAGGANLGRSLHAVAVQGRISVIGVLEGAEISAPAPLVLLKSPVIQGIGVGHRRALEDLVAAVDQTGLKPVVDARYRFADFREALAHLDRGAFGKVVVAV; encoded by the coding sequence ATGGCGAGACTGATGAAGGAATGGACCATCGATGCGTTCGGCCCTCAGAACCTGAAGCTCACGGAGCGGCCGATCCCACAGGCGGGGCCGGGCGAGGTGCTGGTTCGCACGACCGCCTTTTCGCTCAACTTTCGCGACAAGCTGGTGCTCGAAAACGGCATGGGCATGCCGCTCGTCTTCCCCTTCGTGCCGGGCTCCGACATGGCCGGCGTCGTCGAGGCGGTCGGCAGCGACGTGACGCGCTTTCAGGCCGGCGATCGGGTCATTTCCGTCTTCGACCCCAGCTGGATCGACGGTCAAAAGCCGGGAACGGCCCGTCAACCGACGTCGTTTGCGCTCGGCGGTCTCAATCCGGGCGTTGCTTCGGAATATGTCACGTTCCCGCAAGACTGGTTCGTCCATGCGCCAAAGAGCCTTGACGATGGCGAGGCAAGCACCTTGCCCTGCGCCGGTGTAACGGCCTGGTACGCGCTGGTCGAGAAGGGGCGGCCGAAGGCCGGCGACCGCGTCGTCGTGCAGGGGACGGGTGGTGTCGCGCTGTTCGGGTTGCAGATCGCCAAGGCGCATGGGGCCGAAGTCATCGTCACGTCGGCAAGCCGGGACAAGCTCGATCGCGCCCTCGAGCTCGGTGCCGACCATGGCATCGACCGCCTGTCGGAAGACTGGGTGGAGCGTGTGCTTGAGATCACCGGCGATCACGGCGCCGATCATATCCTGGAGCTTGCCGGTGGCGCCAATCTCGGCCGGTCGCTGCATGCGGTGGCGGTGCAGGGACGGATCTCGGTCATCGGGGTGCTCGAAGGCGCCGAGATCTCGGCGCCGGCGCCGCTGGTGCTGTTGAAATCGCCTGTCATCCAGGGCATCGGCGTCGGCCATCGCCGGGCGCTTGAGGACCTCGTCGCGGCTGTCGATCAAACCGGTCTGAAGCCTGTGGTCGATGCGCGCTATCGGTTTGCGGATTTCCGCGAGGCACTGGCGCATCTCGATCGCGGCGCCTTCGGCAAGGTGGTGGTCGCGGTCTGA
- a CDS encoding LysR family transcriptional regulator — MSYLNGVSVFVEAADAGGFSAAAERLNLSRSAVGKTVAKLEQRLGVRLFHRTTRTQSLTDEGQLFYENCQRALSEIRAGEALLESGKQEIQGRLRLSMPVHFGRQCIMPLLSKLLQQHPRLEFDLNFSDRNVDLVEDGFDLAIRTGPQRDEPELMMRKIADQRMTVCASPAYIEANGAPETIEDLTAHQAILYRRSGQPLAWSFPVKAGQTQTVTPPARLRLDDLTSIADAAADGFGIAWLPCWLVGNRIASGSLVQILADVPALSYGTYVVWPKTQYMPPKLRLLIDTLAARLPPMME; from the coding sequence ATGAGCTACCTGAACGGCGTTTCGGTGTTCGTGGAGGCGGCCGACGCGGGCGGATTTTCCGCCGCCGCCGAAAGGCTCAACCTGTCGCGTTCAGCCGTCGGCAAGACCGTCGCCAAGCTGGAGCAAAGGCTGGGCGTGCGCCTGTTTCATCGCACCACCCGCACCCAGAGCCTGACCGACGAGGGTCAGCTGTTCTACGAAAACTGCCAGAGGGCGCTCAGCGAAATCAGAGCCGGCGAGGCGCTGCTGGAATCCGGCAAACAGGAGATACAGGGACGGCTGCGCCTGTCGATGCCGGTGCATTTCGGCCGCCAATGCATCATGCCGTTGCTGTCGAAACTGCTGCAGCAACATCCACGGCTGGAGTTCGACCTCAACTTCAGCGATCGCAACGTCGACCTTGTCGAGGACGGCTTCGATCTCGCCATCCGCACCGGCCCGCAACGGGATGAGCCCGAACTGATGATGCGCAAGATCGCCGACCAGCGCATGACCGTGTGCGCCTCCCCGGCCTATATCGAAGCGAATGGCGCACCGGAGACGATCGAAGACCTGACGGCGCACCAGGCGATCCTCTATCGGCGCAGCGGACAACCTCTCGCCTGGTCCTTTCCAGTGAAGGCCGGCCAGACGCAGACCGTCACGCCGCCGGCGCGTCTGCGGCTCGACGACCTGACGTCGATCGCCGACGCGGCGGCCGACGGCTTCGGCATCGCCTGGCTGCCTTGCTGGCTGGTGGGCAACCGCATCGCTTCCGGCTCGCTCGTGCAGATACTCGCCGATGTGCCCGCTCTGTCCTACGGCACCTATGTCGTCTGGCCGAAAACCCAATATATGCCGCCAAAGCTGCGGCTGCTCATCGATACCCTTGCCGCGCGGCTGCCGCCCATGATGGAATGA
- the preA gene encoding NAD-dependent dihydropyrimidine dehydrogenase subunit PreA — MADLRNNFVGIKSPNPFWLASAPPTDKAYNVERAFKAGWGGVVWKTLGEEGPPVVNVNGPRYGAIWGADRRLLGFNNIELITDRDLYVNLREMKQVKMNWPDRALIASIMVPCEEEAWKAILPLVEETGADGIELNFGCPHGMSERGMGAAVGQVPEYIEMVVRWCKQYTRMPVITKLTPNITDVRKPARAAKAGGTDAVSLINTINSIVSVDLDNFAPNPTVGGKGTHGGYCGPAVKPIALNMVAEIARDPETYGLPISGIGGITTWRDAAEFLVLGAGNVQVCTAAMTYGFKIVQEMISGLSDWMDAKGHRNLDDITGRAVPNVTDWQYLNLNYIAKAKIDQDSCIKCGRCHIVCEDTSHQAITQFVNGVRHFEVMDDECVGCNLCVSVCPVENCITMEELPAGAMDQRTGKPVDPNYANWTTHPNNPMARQAAE; from the coding sequence ATGGCTGATCTTCGCAACAATTTTGTCGGCATCAAATCCCCGAACCCGTTCTGGCTGGCGTCCGCGCCGCCGACGGACAAGGCCTATAACGTCGAGCGTGCCTTCAAGGCAGGCTGGGGCGGCGTCGTCTGGAAGACGCTCGGCGAGGAAGGACCGCCTGTCGTCAACGTCAACGGCCCGCGCTACGGCGCAATCTGGGGCGCCGACCGCCGGTTGTTGGGCTTCAACAACATCGAGCTCATCACCGACCGCGACCTTTATGTGAACCTGCGGGAAATGAAGCAGGTCAAGATGAACTGGCCGGACCGGGCCCTGATCGCATCGATCATGGTGCCCTGCGAGGAAGAGGCCTGGAAGGCGATCCTACCGCTGGTCGAAGAAACCGGCGCCGACGGCATCGAGCTCAATTTCGGCTGTCCGCACGGCATGTCCGAACGCGGCATGGGCGCCGCTGTCGGACAGGTGCCGGAATATATCGAAATGGTCGTTCGCTGGTGCAAGCAGTACACGCGCATGCCCGTCATCACCAAGCTGACGCCCAATATCACCGACGTCCGCAAGCCGGCCCGCGCCGCCAAGGCCGGCGGCACCGACGCAGTGTCGCTGATCAACACGATCAACTCGATCGTCTCCGTCGATCTCGACAACTTCGCCCCGAACCCGACGGTCGGCGGCAAGGGTACCCACGGCGGCTATTGCGGCCCGGCGGTCAAGCCGATCGCGCTCAACATGGTCGCCGAAATCGCCCGCGATCCGGAAACCTACGGCCTGCCGATATCAGGCATCGGTGGCATCACCACCTGGCGCGATGCGGCCGAGTTCCTGGTGCTTGGCGCCGGCAACGTGCAGGTCTGCACCGCGGCAATGACCTACGGCTTCAAGATCGTCCAGGAAATGATCTCCGGCCTGTCCGACTGGATGGATGCCAAGGGTCACCGCAACCTCGACGACATCACCGGTCGCGCCGTGCCGAATGTCACCGACTGGCAGTACCTCAACCTCAACTACATCGCCAAGGCCAAGATCGATCAGGATTCCTGCATCAAATGCGGTCGCTGTCACATCGTCTGCGAGGACACCTCGCACCAGGCGATCACCCAGTTCGTCAACGGCGTGCGCCACTTCGAGGTGATGGACGACGAGTGCGTCGGCTGCAACCTCTGCGTCAGCGTCTGTCCCGTCGAGAACTGCATCACCATGGAAGAACTGCCGGCAGGCGCCATGGACCAACGCACCGGCAAGCCGGTCGATCCGAACTATGCCAACTGGACGACGCATCCGAACAATCCGATGGCCCGCCAGGCAGCGGAATGA
- a CDS encoding Zn-dependent hydrolase: MAAPGENMRVNADRLWDTLMDMAKIGPGIAGGNNRQTLTDEDGEGRKLFQSWCDQAGLTMGVDTMGNMFFTRPGTDPDALPVYVGSHLDTQPTGGKFDGVLGVLSGLEVVRSMNDLGIKTRHPIVVTNWTNEEGARFAPAMLASGVFAGVHSQEFAYARKDPEGKAFGDELKRIGWVGDEEVGARKMHAYFEYHIEQGPILEAENKDIGVVTHCQGLWWLEFTLTGREAHTGSTPMNMRVNAGLAMSRIIEMVQGVAMENQPGAVGGVGQVVFSPNSRNVLPGKVVFTVDIRSPDKAKLDRMRAKIEAEAPEIADALGVGCSVEAIGHFEPVTFDPKLVTAVRNAAERLGYSHMNLISGAGHDACWAAKVAPATMVMCPCVGGLSHNEAEDISKEWAGAGADVLFHAVVETAEIVE; this comes from the coding sequence GTGGCAGCACCTGGCGAGAACATGCGCGTCAATGCCGACCGCCTGTGGGATACGTTAATGGACATGGCCAAGATCGGCCCGGGCATCGCCGGCGGCAACAACCGCCAGACGCTGACCGACGAGGATGGCGAGGGCCGCAAGCTCTTCCAGTCCTGGTGCGATCAGGCCGGCCTGACCATGGGCGTCGACACCATGGGCAACATGTTTTTCACCCGGCCCGGCACCGACCCGGATGCCCTTCCTGTGTATGTCGGCTCTCATCTCGATACCCAGCCGACCGGCGGCAAGTTCGACGGCGTGCTCGGCGTGCTCTCGGGCCTCGAGGTCGTGCGCTCGATGAACGATCTCGGCATCAAGACCAGGCACCCCATTGTCGTCACCAACTGGACCAACGAGGAAGGCGCGCGCTTTGCGCCGGCGATGCTCGCCTCCGGCGTTTTTGCCGGCGTGCACAGCCAGGAATTTGCCTACGCCCGCAAGGACCCGGAAGGAAAGGCCTTCGGCGACGAACTGAAGCGCATCGGCTGGGTCGGCGACGAAGAGGTCGGCGCCCGCAAGATGCACGCTTATTTCGAATATCACATCGAGCAAGGCCCTATCCTCGAGGCCGAAAACAAGGATATCGGCGTCGTCACCCATTGTCAGGGCCTGTGGTGGCTGGAGTTCACACTGACCGGGCGCGAGGCGCATACCGGCTCGACCCCGATGAACATGCGCGTCAATGCCGGCCTGGCCATGTCGCGGATCATCGAGATGGTTCAGGGCGTGGCGATGGAAAACCAGCCGGGCGCCGTCGGCGGCGTCGGTCAGGTGGTCTTCTCGCCCAACTCGCGCAACGTGCTGCCCGGCAAGGTCGTCTTCACCGTCGATATCCGCTCGCCCGACAAGGCCAAGCTCGACCGCATGCGCGCCAAGATCGAGGCGGAAGCGCCTGAGATCGCCGATGCGCTCGGCGTCGGCTGCTCCGTCGAGGCCATCGGCCACTTCGAACCGGTGACCTTCGATCCGAAACTCGTCACTGCCGTGCGCAACGCCGCCGAAAGGCTCGGCTACAGCCACATGAACCTGATCTCAGGTGCCGGACACGATGCCTGCTGGGCAGCCAAGGTCGCGCCCGCGACCATGGTCATGTGCCCCTGCGTCGGAGGCCTCAGCCACAACGAGGCGGAGGACATCTCAAAGGAGTGGGCCGGCGCCGGCGCCGACGTCCTCTTCCACGCCGTCGTTGAAACGGCCGAAATCGTCGAATGA
- a CDS encoding DMT family transporter has product MKQDVSPKTAHQSHAKGVEKLKAHLAMLTFSALIAGSFSFGGLAAQHMGAGPLTLWRYLLTVVVLGVLTFGYARVPFRIPRQLWRFLILGGLIAVYMLTMFKALEFTDPVSTGAVFTLMPLLSAGFAFLLLSQHTRPGVLAGLIIAALGAVWVIFRANIQAILAFDIGQGELIFFVGVICHAIYVPLIRKFDRKENPFAFGFWVAACTVPWLLVPGAAGLASTDFPSLPAIVWIAVAYLAVVTTAITFLLLQYASLRLPSSKVLGYGYLTPSFIILLEGILGHGWVSLPVLAGALTTACGLALMALLPD; this is encoded by the coding sequence ATGAAACAGGATGTCTCGCCGAAAACGGCGCACCAGAGCCACGCCAAGGGCGTCGAAAAGCTCAAGGCGCATCTGGCGATGCTGACCTTTTCGGCGCTCATCGCCGGTTCCTTCTCCTTCGGCGGATTGGCGGCACAGCACATGGGCGCCGGCCCGCTGACGCTCTGGCGCTATCTCTTGACCGTCGTGGTGCTTGGCGTGCTCACCTTCGGTTACGCCAGGGTGCCGTTTCGGATCCCCAGGCAGTTGTGGCGCTTCCTCATCCTCGGCGGGCTGATCGCCGTCTACATGCTGACGATGTTCAAGGCGCTGGAATTCACCGACCCGGTGTCGACGGGCGCCGTCTTCACGCTGATGCCGCTCTTGAGCGCGGGCTTTGCCTTTCTACTGCTCAGCCAGCACACCCGTCCCGGCGTGCTCGCAGGCCTGATCATCGCAGCACTTGGCGCCGTCTGGGTGATCTTTCGCGCCAACATCCAGGCAATCCTCGCCTTCGACATCGGCCAGGGCGAGCTGATCTTCTTCGTCGGCGTCATCTGCCACGCGATCTACGTGCCGCTGATCCGCAAGTTCGACCGCAAGGAAAACCCCTTCGCCTTCGGCTTCTGGGTTGCCGCCTGCACCGTGCCGTGGCTGCTTGTACCCGGCGCCGCAGGCCTTGCCAGCACCGACTTTCCAAGCCTGCCGGCCATCGTCTGGATCGCCGTCGCATATTTGGCCGTCGTCACCACCGCGATCACCTTCCTCCTGCTGCAATACGCATCCCTGCGCCTGCCATCGTCGAAAGTGCTCGGCTACGGCTATCTGACGCCCAGCTTCATCATTCTGCTTGAGGGCATTCTCGGTCACGGCTGGGTCAGCCTGCCGGTTCTCGCCGGGGCACTGACGACGGCCTGCGGGCTGGCGTTGATGGCATTGCTGCCGGATTGA
- a CDS encoding ABC transporter ATP-binding protein, with product MTSNTASVVSARDLCLTFETADGPVNALTGVNLDVTKGDFVSFIGPSGCGKTTFLRVIADLEKATSGTITVNGMTPEEARRQRAYGYVFQAAALYPWRTIEKNIALPLEIMGYNRQEQKARIDRTLDLVNLAGFGKKYPWQLSGGMQQRASIARALAFDADLLLMDEPFGALDEIVRDHLNEQLLKLWARTNKTICFVTHSIPEAVYLSTRIVVMSPRPGRVTDIIESPLPRERPLGIRETPEFLEVAHRVREGLRAGHSYEE from the coding sequence ATGACGTCCAATACCGCATCCGTGGTTTCGGCCCGGGACCTCTGTCTGACCTTCGAGACCGCCGACGGCCCGGTGAACGCCCTGACCGGCGTCAATCTGGATGTGACCAAGGGGGATTTCGTTTCCTTCATCGGCCCCTCCGGCTGCGGCAAGACGACGTTCCTGCGCGTCATCGCCGATCTGGAAAAGGCGACCTCCGGTACGATCACCGTCAATGGCATGACGCCCGAGGAAGCGCGGCGGCAACGCGCCTACGGCTATGTCTTTCAGGCGGCCGCCCTCTATCCCTGGCGCACCATCGAGAAGAACATCGCCCTGCCGCTCGAAATCATGGGCTACAACAGGCAGGAGCAGAAGGCGCGCATCGACCGCACGCTGGATCTCGTCAACCTCGCCGGTTTCGGCAAGAAATACCCATGGCAACTGTCGGGCGGCATGCAGCAGCGCGCGTCGATCGCCCGCGCGCTTGCCTTCGACGCCGATCTTCTCCTGATGGACGAGCCCTTCGGCGCGCTTGACGAGATTGTTCGTGATCATCTGAACGAGCAGCTGTTGAAGCTCTGGGCCCGTACCAACAAGACCATCTGTTTCGTCACGCATTCCATTCCCGAAGCGGTCTATCTCTCCACCAGGATCGTGGTGATGAGCCCTCGCCCCGGCCGCGTCACCGACATCATCGAATCGCCCTTGCCGCGAGAGCGCCCGCTCGGCATTCGCGAAACGCCTGAGTTTCTCGAGGTCGCCCATCGCGTGCGCGAGGGCCTGAGAGCGGGGCACAGCTATGAGGAATAG
- a CDS encoding cupin domain-containing protein, whose protein sequence is MSRSSNPGCRVVRPGSGHAGKQGLSYFEGIAAETVGATGICMHLLTIPPGARAKAHLHEDHETAIYVLSGEAHTWFGERLEEHAVVRAGEMFYIPAGVPHLPANLSDAPCSAVIARTDPNGQESVVLLPELDALVPG, encoded by the coding sequence ATGTCTCGATCATCCAATCCTGGCTGTCGCGTGGTTCGCCCCGGCAGCGGACATGCCGGAAAGCAGGGGCTCAGCTATTTCGAGGGCATCGCGGCGGAAACCGTTGGGGCGACCGGCATCTGCATGCACCTCCTGACAATCCCGCCCGGCGCCCGTGCCAAGGCGCATCTGCACGAGGACCATGAGACGGCGATCTACGTGCTGTCGGGCGAGGCGCACACTTGGTTCGGCGAGCGGCTCGAGGAGCATGCCGTCGTTCGCGCCGGCGAGATGTTCTACATTCCGGCCGGCGTGCCGCACCTGCCGGCAAACCTCTCCGATGCACCCTGTTCGGCCGTGATCGCCCGCACCGACCCCAATGGGCAGGAAAGCGTCGTCCTCTTGCCGGAGCTTGACGCTCTCGTGCCCGGGTGA
- the hydA gene encoding dihydropyrimidinase translates to MSTVIKGGTIVTADLTYKADVKIEDGRIIEIGPDLKGDETLDASGCFVMPGGIDPHTHLEMPFMGTYSSDDFESGTRAALAGGTTMVVDFALPSPNQSLLEALDMWHNKSTRANCDYSFHMAITWWSEQVFNEMETIVRDKGINTFKHFMAYKGALMVDDDEMFSSFQRCAGLGALPLVHAENGDVVAQLQAKLLAEGNNGPEAHAYSRPAEVEGEATNRAIMIADMAGSPVYIVHTSCEQAHEAIRRARAKGMRVFGEPLIQHLTLDETEYFNKDWDHAARRVMSPPFRNKLHQDSLWAGLASGSLQVVATDHCAFTSEQKRSGVGDFTKIPNGTGGLEDRMPMLWTHGVNTGRITMNEFVAVTSTNIAKILNIYPKKGAVLVGADADLVVWDPKRSKTISAKNQQSAIDYNVFEGKEVKGLPRYTLTRGVVAIEENTVKTREGHGEFVRRDPFPAVSTALTTWKEVTAPRAVQRSGIPATGV, encoded by the coding sequence ATGAGCACTGTCATCAAGGGTGGAACCATCGTCACCGCCGATCTGACCTACAAGGCGGACGTGAAGATTGAAGACGGCAGGATCATCGAGATCGGCCCGGACCTCAAAGGCGACGAAACGCTCGACGCCAGCGGCTGTTTCGTCATGCCCGGCGGCATCGACCCGCACACCCACCTCGAAATGCCCTTCATGGGTACCTACTCTTCCGACGATTTCGAAAGTGGCACCCGGGCAGCACTCGCCGGCGGCACGACCATGGTCGTGGATTTCGCCCTGCCCTCGCCCAACCAGTCGCTGCTCGAAGCGCTGGATATGTGGCACAACAAGTCGACCCGCGCCAACTGCGACTATTCCTTCCACATGGCGATCACCTGGTGGAGCGAGCAGGTCTTCAACGAGATGGAGACCATCGTCAGGGACAAAGGCATCAACACCTTCAAGCACTTCATGGCCTATAAGGGCGCGTTGATGGTCGACGACGACGAGATGTTCTCGTCCTTCCAGCGCTGTGCCGGCCTGGGTGCGCTGCCGCTCGTCCACGCGGAAAACGGCGACGTGGTTGCCCAATTGCAGGCGAAGCTGCTGGCGGAAGGCAACAACGGCCCGGAGGCGCATGCCTATTCGCGGCCGGCCGAAGTCGAGGGCGAGGCAACCAACCGGGCGATCATGATCGCCGACATGGCGGGCAGCCCGGTCTACATCGTCCACACCTCCTGCGAACAGGCGCATGAAGCAATCCGCCGAGCCCGCGCCAAGGGCATGCGCGTCTTCGGCGAACCGCTGATCCAGCACCTGACGCTCGACGAAACCGAATATTTCAACAAGGACTGGGACCACGCCGCCCGCCGCGTGATGTCGCCGCCGTTCCGCAACAAGCTGCACCAGGATAGTCTCTGGGCCGGCCTCGCATCCGGTTCGCTGCAGGTGGTCGCGACCGACCATTGCGCCTTTACCTCAGAGCAGAAGCGCTCCGGCGTCGGCGATTTCACCAAGATCCCCAATGGCACCGGCGGGCTTGAAGATCGCATGCCGATGCTGTGGACCCACGGCGTCAACACCGGCCGCATCACCATGAACGAGTTCGTGGCCGTCACGTCGACGAACATCGCCAAGATCCTCAACATCTACCCGAAGAAGGGCGCTGTTCTCGTCGGCGCCGACGCCGACCTGGTGGTCTGGGATCCGAAGCGGTCGAAGACGATCTCGGCCAAGAACCAGCAGTCGGCGATCGACTACAACGTCTTCGAGGGCAAGGAAGTAAAGGGCCTGCCGCGTTACACGCTGACGCGCGGCGTCGTCGCCATCGAGGAAAACACGGTCAAGACGCGCGAGGGCCATGGCGAATTCGTCCGCCGCGATCCGTTCCCGGCCGTCAGCACCGCGCTCACCACCTGGAAGGAAGTCACCGCCCCCCGCGCCGTCCAGCGCAGCGGCATCCCGGCAACAGGCGTGTGA